A genomic window from Spirochaetota bacterium includes:
- a CDS encoding ABC transporter ATP-binding protein, which yields MEPVIVLDNVTKTYPHYGYIKAGFKTFLFNIPKAIYGTLKRRFTALENISFEVYKGECLGIIGRNGAGKSTLLGLIAGVIKPDRGTVIVKGRVLPLLELGAGFHPELTGRENIILNGILLGMTKKEVLKKLDQIIDFSELREFIDQPLRTYSSGMVARLGFSVVAHLEPDILLIDEVLAVGDINFQKKCMDKIMSFRKNSVTILLVTHVPDQVEKLCDRAIWIDEHRIKAIGNHADICKLYKESLV from the coding sequence ATGGAACCCGTTATAGTATTAGATAATGTAACAAAAACTTATCCTCATTATGGCTATATTAAAGCAGGCTTTAAAACTTTTCTTTTTAATATTCCCAAAGCTATATATGGAACTTTAAAAAGAAGATTTACTGCATTAGAGAATATCTCTTTTGAAGTTTATAAAGGTGAATGTTTAGGAATTATAGGAAGAAACGGAGCTGGAAAAAGCACACTTTTAGGACTAATAGCCGGAGTGATTAAACCCGACCGTGGAACAGTTATTGTTAAAGGAAGAGTTTTACCTCTTCTTGAGCTTGGCGCAGGTTTTCATCCTGAACTTACAGGAAGAGAAAATATAATCTTAAACGGAATCCTATTAGGAATGACTAAAAAAGAAGTTTTAAAGAAACTGGACCAAATTATTGATTTTTCTGAACTCAGAGAGTTTATAGATCAACCTCTCAGAACTTACTCATCTGGTATGGTTGCAAGATTAGGTTTTTCTGTAGTTGCACACCTTGAACCAGATATTCTTCTTATAGATGAAGTTTTAGCTGTAGGAGATATAAACTTTCAAAAAAAATGCATGGATAAAATAATGAGTTTTAGGAAAAATTCTGTCACCATCTTATTAGTAACACATGTTCCAGATCAAGTGGAAAAACTATGTGATAGAGCTATATGGATAGACGAACATAGAATAAAAGCCATAGGAAATCATGCAGATATATGTAAGCTTTATAAAGAATCTCTCGTATGA
- a CDS encoding ABC transporter permease codes for MKRKKKYISNFLYKINLINVLTFKEIKVKYKSSFLGYLWSVLHPLSLAIVFYFAFQIILKIPIENFTLFLITGLFPWQWFANSVASSAVSLIGNASLIKKINFPRYFIPLSNVLNDAFHYIVSLPIIFVFVLYYEIPLTLNWLYGIPLVVISQFIITYGFSLLVSSANLFFRDLERFVQIGLNILFYLTPIIYETKLIPEEYRGYLLLNPMYSIIENWHLIFMKGYLDFELYLISLGWGIAIFLLGFYVFQRLSWKFAEVL; via the coding sequence ATGAAAAGAAAAAAAAAATATATATCTAATTTTTTATACAAAATTAATTTAATAAATGTTCTTACTTTTAAAGAAATTAAAGTCAAATATAAATCAAGTTTCCTTGGTTATCTATGGTCAGTGCTTCATCCTCTCTCACTAGCTATAGTTTTCTATTTTGCCTTTCAAATTATATTAAAAATTCCCATAGAAAACTTTACTCTCTTTCTTATCACAGGACTTTTTCCTTGGCAGTGGTTTGCTAACTCAGTTGCCTCATCAGCTGTTAGCTTGATTGGAAATGCTTCTCTTATTAAAAAGATTAACTTTCCTCGCTACTTTATTCCTCTTAGCAATGTGCTAAACGATGCTTTTCACTATATAGTTTCTCTTCCTATAATTTTCGTTTTCGTTCTTTATTATGAAATTCCGCTAACTTTAAACTGGCTTTATGGTATACCTTTGGTAGTTATATCTCAATTCATTATCACTTATGGATTTTCTCTTCTAGTTTCCTCTGCCAACCTTTTTTTTCGAGATCTTGAAAGGTTTGTTCAAATAGGTTTAAATATATTATTTTATCTTACTCCTATAATTTATGAAACCAAACTAATTCCAGAGGAATATAGGGGTTATCTTCTTCTAAACCCCATGTATTCTATAATTGAAAACTGGCATCTTATATTTATGAAAGGATACCTAGATTTTGAACTTTATTTAATCTCTCTTGGATGGGGTATAGCAATTTTTCTTTTAGGTTTTTATGTGTTTCAAAGACTATCATGGAAATTTGCTGAAGTATTGTAA
- a CDS encoding glycosyltransferase family 2 protein has product MKINIILSTYNGEKFLPEFLKSLENQSFKEWILFVRDDNSQDNTLSILEEFKKKRPQKVYLIKDTLGNLGACKSFLTLLKETEGDYFMFADQDDIWLPDKIELNMIKMLKLENIYGKESPILIHSDLIVVDKNLNILAKSLWKYQRTTPQKRNLNYLLIQNNVTGCTVMINKALKGLVNTIPNKAIMHDWWLALLASAFGVIDYIEKPLVFYRQHESQDIGARKYSLSYFLKRFAKNPKDAFISVFKTVEQAKEFFEIYKNLLPKEKKDIILSYLEIFNRGILSRPLKICKGNFLKHGIIRNIGFIFTLTVLWDKYARPKCLNSFIPYR; this is encoded by the coding sequence ATGAAGATTAATATTATTCTTTCAACATATAATGGAGAAAAATTTTTACCAGAATTTTTAAAATCACTTGAAAATCAAAGCTTTAAAGAATGGATTCTTTTTGTAAGAGATGATAACTCCCAAGATAATACTCTGAGTATTTTAGAGGAATTTAAAAAGAAAAGACCACAAAAAGTCTATCTAATAAAAGATACCTTAGGTAATTTAGGAGCCTGTAAGAGTTTTCTTACTTTACTTAAAGAAACAGAGGGAGATTATTTTATGTTTGCAGATCAAGATGATATATGGTTACCTGACAAGATTGAGTTAAATATGATAAAAATGCTTAAACTTGAAAATATCTATGGTAAAGAAAGTCCTATACTAATTCATAGTGATCTAATTGTAGTAGATAAAAATTTAAATATTTTAGCTAAATCTTTATGGAAATATCAAAGAACAACTCCGCAAAAAAGAAATTTAAACTATTTGCTTATTCAAAACAATGTAACTGGATGCACTGTAATGATAAATAAGGCTTTAAAAGGCCTTGTAAATACAATACCCAATAAAGCTATAATGCATGACTGGTGGTTAGCTTTATTAGCTTCAGCTTTTGGAGTGATAGATTATATAGAAAAACCATTAGTTTTTTACAGACAGCATGAATCTCAAGATATAGGAGCAAGAAAATACTCACTAAGTTATTTTCTAAAGAGATTTGCTAAAAATCCAAAAGATGCTTTTATCTCTGTTTTTAAAACAGTTGAACAAGCAAAAGAATTTTTTGAGATTTATAAAAATTTGCTACCAAAAGAAAAAAAGGATATTATTCTTTCCTATTTAGAAATCTTTAACAGGGGAATTCTATCAAGGCCTTTAAAGATTTGTAAAGGAAATTTCTTAAAACACGGTATTATAAGAAATATCGGATTTATTTTCACACTCACTGTGTTGTGGGATAAATATGCAAGACCTAAATGTCTCAATAGTTTTATACCATACAGATAA
- a CDS encoding glycosyl transferase, giving the protein MIYIFTSIAANYLPKARVLAKSLKKFHPEFKLYLVIDKIPEWFELKSEPFDDFILYQDLNIPNFKSWIFKYSLLEMCTAVKPYVFLHLFQNDPSAVLYFDPDIVVFSRLDDLIEYFNEFSILLTPHQTEPETIHDAIIDNEICSLNYGIFNLGFIGVKNDSEGKKFAHWWADRLDRFCYAELNKGLWVDQKWINLVPCFFEKIKIIRSPRFNVAPWNLTTRKLYGNFEKGFFVDDKPLGFYHFTGFDSKAHEIMVLKYAGDNEAVKELIKWYKLQIKDDKAANLPFAYAHYQNFENGEPIQLVHRIIYRMRRDLQEIYSDPFKVIPNGKCFYNWFKWRAHIEHPDIIKNYLSKASNEIETKTTFIKDLEIIIKRIYRSCKKSIRDKNYRKYLYNKIKYIIKTEGIKGLVKEIFSNNK; this is encoded by the coding sequence ATGATTTATATTTTTACAAGCATAGCAGCAAATTATTTACCAAAAGCGCGGGTATTAGCTAAATCACTTAAAAAATTCCATCCAGAATTTAAATTATATCTTGTTATAGATAAAATTCCAGAATGGTTTGAGTTAAAATCAGAACCTTTTGATGATTTTATTCTTTATCAAGATCTTAACATACCTAATTTCAAATCTTGGATTTTTAAATATTCTTTACTGGAAATGTGTACTGCTGTAAAACCATATGTTTTCTTACATCTTTTCCAAAATGATCCTAGTGCCGTTTTATATTTTGATCCAGATATAGTAGTATTTTCTCGTTTAGACGATTTAATAGAATACTTTAACGAATTCAGTATTCTATTAACGCCACATCAAACTGAACCAGAAACAATTCATGATGCAATTATTGATAATGAAATATGTAGTTTAAATTATGGTATTTTTAATTTAGGATTCATAGGAGTCAAAAATGATTCAGAAGGTAAAAAATTTGCACATTGGTGGGCAGATAGATTAGATCGATTTTGTTATGCAGAATTGAATAAAGGTCTATGGGTCGATCAAAAATGGATAAATCTCGTTCCCTGTTTTTTTGAAAAAATAAAAATTATAAGATCACCACGTTTTAATGTTGCTCCATGGAATTTAACTACGCGAAAACTTTATGGCAACTTTGAAAAAGGTTTTTTTGTCGATGATAAACCTTTAGGGTTTTATCATTTTACAGGGTTCGATAGCAAAGCACATGAGATCATGGTCTTAAAATATGCAGGAGACAATGAAGCAGTTAAGGAACTTATTAAATGGTATAAATTACAAATAAAAGACGATAAGGCTGCTAATCTACCTTTTGCCTATGCTCATTATCAAAATTTTGAAAACGGCGAGCCTATTCAGTTAGTCCATAGAATTATATATAGAATGCGCAGAGATTTACAAGAAATTTATTCAGATCCATTTAAAGTCATTCCTAATGGTAAATGTTTTTATAACTGGTTTAAATGGAGAGCGCATATAGAACATCCAGATATAATAAAAAATTATTTATCGAAAGCTTCTAATGAAATAGAAACTAAAACTACTTTTATAAAAGATTTAGAAATAATAATAAAAAGAATTTATAGAAGTTGTAAAAAAAGTATAAGAGACAAAAATTATAGAAAATATTTATATAATAAAATTAAATACATCATAAAAACGGAAGGAATAAAAGGGTTAGTAAAAGAAATTTTTTCAAATAATAAATAA
- a CDS encoding glycosyltransferase produces MQDLNVSIVLYHTDKSILIKAIESVLKSNLVKHLFLIDNSRGDKLREIKSLSEKILYIHTRKNLGYGKAHNIALKKSLENNIKYHLAMNPDIYFNEGVLEKLYRFMEENEEVGLVMPKVLYPNGKLQYLCKLLPTPFDLFSRRFLNWGVFKKIVEKRQNVYELRFTGYDKIIEAPFLSGCFMFLRVKILEKIGLFDERFFLYCDDLDLSRRIHSTSKTILYPYCEIYHEWGRGSYKNFKLLIYHIVDAIRYFNKWGWFFDKERKETNKKILKNNLFF; encoded by the coding sequence ATGCAAGACCTAAATGTCTCAATAGTTTTATACCATACAGATAAAAGTATTCTTATAAAAGCAATTGAAAGTGTTCTAAAATCAAATTTGGTTAAACATCTTTTTTTAATAGATAATTCAAGAGGAGATAAATTAAGAGAAATAAAATCTCTGAGTGAAAAAATTTTATATATTCATACGAGAAAAAATTTGGGTTATGGTAAAGCCCATAATATAGCCTTAAAAAAATCCTTAGAAAACAACATAAAATATCATTTAGCAATGAATCCAGATATTTATTTTAATGAAGGAGTTTTAGAAAAACTGTATAGATTTATGGAAGAAAATGAAGAAGTAGGTTTAGTAATGCCAAAAGTTCTTTATCCTAATGGTAAGTTACAGTATCTTTGCAAACTACTACCAACTCCTTTTGATCTTTTCAGTAGAAGATTTTTGAATTGGGGAGTTTTTAAAAAAATTGTTGAAAAAAGACAAAATGTTTATGAGCTTAGATTTACAGGTTATGATAAAATTATAGAAGCTCCTTTTTTGTCCGGATGTTTTATGTTTTTAAGAGTTAAAATTTTAGAAAAAATCGGACTTTTTGATGAAAGATTTTTTCTTTACTGTGATGACCTTGATTTATCAAGAAGAATACATAGCACAAGCAAAACTATTTTGTATCCTTACTGTGAAATCTATCATGAATGGGGTAGAGGTTCTTATAAAAACTTTAAACTACTTATTTATCATATAGTTGATGCAATCCGATATTTTAATAAATGGGGATGGTTTTTTGATAAAGAAAGAAAAGAAACTAATAAGAAAATATTAAAGAACAATTTGTTCTTTTAA
- a CDS encoding glycosyltransferase, producing the protein MRGKFKKDYWIIKFSGLFDSVYYLRQNPDVRNADVDPLEHFVMHGLKEGRKPNEWFDSLINEELMYNIDSLILKKKRIYGWGWIFHKTKKIDNIIFLCKKKNREYKSILEYGLPREDVFESYQIIEAKYSGFIININMEMSFPDKFYLQIKCNDNSVYAIDVTDIIDVKNHSNFNLCKFNQWIRISLIYLIQKNYRQLYIKIYNKIKDLLYKFFIKFRKNDKTKLFKKLLKENNQNKEMILIIDHNLGGGANKYSKQLISELKHNKIVLHLFYDLRTLSYWVNWYNNDECKTFYFETCNLLDIFKDIQIKEIFVNNLYSFEDPLIIIHELLTLKKNNKNIKISLAIHDYFCICPSYNLLDYKNEYCNIPKTDICVKCLQHHNGEFKKFYNYNNILLWREMWYEFLTFSDSIICFSKSSQEILKKAYPEVNLNKISIIPHKIETLRKANINSTSSLHIGIVGTIYNTAKGEKIIKDLVNLIIEKKLPIKITIIGEIKNPPLFTSILSITGKYTSSKLPEIIEKSGVNIFFFPSIWPETFSYVVHELMSMNLPIVAFNIGAQAEYLQNYPNSRLIPDIDVEIALQIMIKFFNELYKNKS; encoded by the coding sequence ATGAGAGGCAAGTTTAAGAAAGATTATTGGATAATTAAATTTTCAGGCCTATTTGATTCTGTTTACTATCTGAGACAAAATCCCGATGTAAGAAATGCAGATGTAGACCCGTTAGAACACTTTGTGATGCATGGTTTGAAAGAAGGAAGAAAACCAAATGAATGGTTTGATTCTTTAATTAATGAAGAACTAATGTACAATATAGATAGTTTAATTCTAAAGAAAAAAAGAATTTATGGATGGGGTTGGATCTTTCATAAGACAAAAAAAATTGATAATATAATATTTTTATGCAAAAAAAAGAATAGAGAATATAAATCAATCTTAGAGTATGGTTTGCCACGTGAGGATGTTTTCGAAAGTTATCAAATTATAGAGGCTAAATATTCTGGCTTTATAATTAATATTAATATGGAAATGAGTTTTCCCGATAAATTTTATTTACAAATTAAATGTAATGATAATTCAGTTTATGCTATTGATGTTACAGATATAATTGATGTTAAAAACCATTCGAATTTTAATTTATGTAAATTTAATCAATGGATTAGAATAAGCTTAATTTATCTAATTCAAAAAAATTATAGACAATTATATATAAAAATTTATAACAAAATCAAAGATCTCTTATATAAATTTTTTATAAAGTTTAGAAAAAATGATAAAACGAAATTATTTAAAAAATTGTTAAAAGAAAATAATCAAAATAAGGAAATGATTTTAATAATAGATCATAATCTAGGAGGAGGAGCAAATAAATACAGTAAACAACTTATTTCTGAATTAAAACATAATAAAATAGTTCTACATCTATTTTATGATCTTAGAACCCTGTCTTATTGGGTTAATTGGTATAACAATGATGAGTGTAAAACATTCTATTTTGAAACTTGTAATTTATTAGATATTTTTAAAGATATACAAATTAAAGAAATTTTTGTAAATAATCTTTATTCATTTGAAGATCCTTTAATAATAATTCACGAACTTTTAACTTTAAAGAAAAACAATAAAAATATTAAAATATCGCTAGCAATTCATGATTATTTTTGCATTTGTCCATCATATAATCTTCTAGATTATAAAAATGAATATTGTAATATCCCTAAAACAGATATATGTGTGAAATGTCTGCAACATCATAACGGTGAATTTAAAAAATTTTATAATTACAATAATATCCTCCTATGGCGAGAAATGTGGTATGAATTTCTAACATTTTCTGATAGTATTATCTGTTTTTCTAAATCATCTCAGGAAATACTCAAAAAAGCTTATCCTGAAGTAAATCTAAATAAAATTTCTATTATTCCTCATAAAATCGAAACTTTAAGAAAGGCAAATATCAACTCAACCTCTTCATTACATATAGGTATAGTAGGCACAATTTATAATACAGCTAAAGGTGAAAAAATAATTAAAGATTTAGTGAATTTAATAATAGAAAAAAAGCTTCCTATAAAAATAACTATAATTGGAGAGATTAAAAATCCACCATTATTCACATCGATATTATCGATAACAGGTAAATATACTTCCTCTAAACTACCAGAAATAATTGAAAAAAGCGGAGTCAATATTTTTTTCTTTCCTTCCATTTGGCCTGAAACCTTTTCATATGTCGTACATGAACTTATGTCTATGAACCTGCCTATAGTAGCTTTCAATATAGGAGCACAAGCTGAATATTTACAAAATTATCCCAACAGTCGCCTTATACCAGACATTGATGTTGAAATAGCTTTACAAATTATGATAAAATTTTTTAATGAGTTATATAAAAATAAATCATGA